From Echinicola soli, a single genomic window includes:
- a CDS encoding PspC domain-containing protein — MEKLKIFFEDRAFGVCSKLGEKLNFPIDGIRLFFIYTSFITLGSPIIIYVTMAMLMKVRKFFRKSNNPVLFD; from the coding sequence ATGGAAAAACTGAAAATATTCTTCGAAGACAGAGCATTTGGAGTTTGTTCTAAATTGGGTGAAAAACTCAACTTCCCTATTGACGGTATTCGTCTGTTTTTCATCTATACTTCTTTTATCACGCTTGGCTCCCCTATCATTATTTATGTGACCATGGCCATGCTGATGAAAGTGAGAAAGTTTTTCAGAAAGAGTAATAATCCCGTACTTTTCGATTAA
- a CDS encoding glycosyltransferase family 2 protein: MKEAAVVILNYNGEGMLRRFLPGVLAHSFFDVIVADNNSSDGSLELMKTHFSAVKLISLSENHGFSRGYNEVLEQLKGQYRYYILLNSDVEVSEKWDIQLVDWLRSHEAFSAVQPKILSQQDKFHFDYAGAGGGYIDRLGYPFCRGRVFGTLEKDHGQYDDEVEVDWVSGACYGVRADVYHDLGGFEADFFAHMEEIDLCWRMARKGWKLGYLGKVPVYHVGGGTLSRTSPFKTYLNFRNNLLMLSKNLTSGGFLKIMVFRVLLDAVAALQFVLSGKGKHAGQVIKAYCDFFKMQNRYDKQGALALKLPIQKASKEVTSIVLSYYIMGRRKYRDL; this comes from the coding sequence ATGAAAGAAGCAGCTGTCGTCATACTGAATTATAATGGGGAAGGGATGCTACGCCGCTTCCTTCCCGGTGTGTTGGCCCATAGTTTTTTTGATGTAATCGTCGCTGACAATAACAGCAGTGATGGTTCCCTGGAATTGATGAAAACGCATTTTTCGGCCGTAAAACTTATAAGTCTATCCGAAAACCATGGCTTCAGTCGGGGGTATAATGAGGTGCTTGAACAACTAAAAGGACAGTATCGCTATTATATCTTACTGAATTCTGATGTAGAAGTCAGCGAAAAGTGGGATATTCAGCTGGTCGATTGGCTCCGATCGCACGAGGCCTTCTCCGCAGTCCAGCCTAAAATCCTGTCGCAACAAGATAAATTCCATTTTGACTATGCCGGTGCAGGAGGTGGTTATATTGACCGTCTAGGGTATCCGTTTTGCAGGGGAAGGGTGTTTGGAACCTTGGAGAAGGATCATGGTCAGTATGATGATGAAGTGGAGGTGGACTGGGTGTCAGGAGCCTGTTACGGAGTCAGGGCCGATGTGTATCATGACTTGGGAGGCTTTGAGGCTGATTTTTTTGCACACATGGAAGAAATAGACCTGTGCTGGCGCATGGCCAGAAAGGGTTGGAAATTGGGGTATTTAGGTAAGGTGCCGGTTTATCATGTCGGTGGCGGTACGCTTTCCCGGACCAGTCCATTCAAGACCTATTTGAATTTCCGGAACAATCTCTTGATGCTCAGTAAAAACCTTACGAGCGGTGGTTTTCTCAAAATAATGGTGTTCAGGGTACTTTTGGATGCTGTGGCGGCCTTGCAGTTTGTACTTTCCGGAAAAGGAAAGCATGCGGGACAAGTGATAAAAGCATATTGTGATTTTTTTAAAATGCAGAACAGGTATGACAAGCAAGGGGCTTTGGCATTAAAATTGCCTATCCAGAAAGCTAGTAAGGAAGTTACTTCCATTGTGCTTTCCTATTATATAATGGGCAGGCGAAAATATCGGGACCTTTAA
- a CDS encoding tetratricopeptide repeat protein produces the protein MKYSFKILMVCFSVFWVSCSTQSLFDKAGLPIVKVDKDPLVLHNDSVRFKLRATIPAGLVSEENNYTLLPEYQYGEGALPLEEIKIDERDLAGPGQAVEIIRNMSFPYMEGMDRGELRIKGLLEEVETGKTYTTPYMTLANGIISTVNLARVGQFSPGENIPEVGAFMSYDDDFMNMAAHELNYYFSKNAAQTNLSSANEAFAGGLKSLVDKGEEIHKIIVLGMASPDESDYSSLASTRAQVAEQQVKVQLKKMGYQGDVENIEIVLQRKEPDWLLFRHLLRTFEGIDMKERDKYFDAIYADDSYDSKVEQLKEIPSYNRFSKEKFGEMQLAKVMVMMAQDRRSDPEISAMANMYINGTATGDELTEAELARAASFNPGLKDKQLIYEAMLKKHGSALAYNNLGVVYLNQAHRMIKITDKNNKVNEAMRLFRMSNEINESPQARHNMGQAYLMWGDYGAAYLEISKANALAKDNPEFLSFNEGKRGALDIIRGDYKLATLRLDKAPETATNKFNNGLAYFLAEEYGQAAIAFEESALSNMEFGYAFYGLALVAAQNSDEERLYENLKKAVQRSPYLKLRAATDLEFKDYFKEQAYIEAIK, from the coding sequence ATGAAATACTCGTTTAAGATTTTAATGGTTTGCTTTTCAGTGTTTTGGGTGTCTTGTAGTACACAATCACTTTTTGACAAGGCTGGATTGCCAATAGTAAAGGTGGACAAAGACCCCTTGGTACTGCATAACGATTCGGTTCGATTCAAATTACGTGCCACCATACCGGCAGGTCTGGTATCGGAAGAAAATAATTATACGCTGTTACCCGAATACCAGTATGGGGAAGGGGCGCTTCCACTGGAGGAAATCAAAATTGATGAACGTGATCTTGCTGGTCCGGGACAGGCAGTGGAAATTATCCGCAATATGTCGTTTCCTTATATGGAAGGCATGGACAGGGGCGAGCTAAGAATCAAGGGATTGCTGGAAGAAGTGGAGACGGGTAAAACATATACTACTCCCTACATGACCTTGGCAAATGGCATTATCAGTACCGTCAATTTGGCTAGGGTGGGGCAGTTTTCTCCTGGAGAAAATATTCCGGAAGTAGGGGCTTTCATGAGCTATGACGATGATTTTATGAACATGGCCGCTCATGAACTAAATTATTATTTTTCTAAAAACGCCGCCCAGACCAACCTGTCGTCAGCCAATGAAGCTTTTGCCGGTGGACTTAAAAGCCTGGTGGATAAAGGGGAAGAAATCCATAAGATCATTGTGTTGGGAATGGCCTCGCCCGATGAAAGTGACTACAGCAGCTTGGCTTCCACCAGAGCACAGGTAGCCGAACAGCAGGTCAAGGTGCAACTTAAAAAAATGGGGTACCAGGGTGATGTGGAAAATATAGAAATTGTATTGCAGCGCAAAGAACCTGATTGGTTGCTGTTCAGGCATTTGCTGAGGACATTCGAAGGAATCGATATGAAAGAGCGGGACAAATACTTTGATGCGATCTATGCAGATGACAGCTATGATAGTAAAGTGGAGCAATTAAAGGAGATCCCTTCTTATAATAGGTTCTCGAAGGAAAAGTTCGGGGAAATGCAGTTGGCTAAAGTCATGGTGATGATGGCCCAAGACCGAAGAAGTGATCCCGAGATATCTGCTATGGCCAATATGTACATCAATGGCACTGCCACTGGAGATGAGCTTACGGAAGCCGAACTGGCAAGGGCTGCCTCATTTAACCCTGGCCTGAAGGACAAACAGCTGATCTATGAGGCCATGCTTAAAAAGCACGGCTCTGCATTGGCCTATAATAACCTGGGAGTGGTATACCTGAACCAGGCCCATCGCATGATCAAGATCACTGACAAGAATAATAAAGTCAATGAGGCCATGAGGCTTTTCAGAATGTCCAATGAAATCAATGAGAGCCCACAGGCAAGGCACAATATGGGGCAGGCTTACCTGATGTGGGGCGATTATGGGGCAGCGTACCTGGAAATTTCAAAAGCCAATGCCCTGGCAAAGGACAATCCCGAATTCCTAAGTTTCAATGAAGGTAAACGAGGAGCCTTGGACATCATTAGAGGGGATTATAAATTGGCGACATTAAGATTGGACAAAGCTCCTGAAACGGCCACCAATAAGTTTAACAATGGATTGGCCTATTTTCTTGCCGAAGAGTACGGCCAAGCGGCCATCGCTTTTGAGGAAAGTGCTCTGAGCAATATGGAGTTTGGTTATGCCTTTTATGGCCTGGCACTGGTCGCCGCCCAGAACAGCGATGAAGAGCGACTTTACGAAAACCTCAAAAAGGCTGTACAGCGCAGCCCTTACCTAAAACTTAGGGCAGCTACCGACCTGGAGTTTAAGGACTATTTTAAAGAACAAGCCTATATAGAGGCGATTAAATAA
- a CDS encoding YbaB/EbfC family nucleoid-associated protein, whose product MFDFMNIMNKVKEAQAKIKEKQAELVHLTAEAEAGAGMVKVIVNGHRQMVDIAIDESLMTPEDKDMLKDLIVAAANKAYEKMDKIIKEEMQKATEGMMPNIPGMDMGSMFG is encoded by the coding sequence ATGTTTGATTTTATGAATATCATGAACAAGGTGAAGGAAGCCCAGGCCAAAATCAAAGAGAAACAGGCCGAGCTGGTTCACCTTACAGCGGAAGCAGAGGCAGGAGCCGGAATGGTGAAGGTAATCGTCAATGGCCACAGACAAATGGTGGACATCGCCATCGATGAGAGCCTGATGACCCCGGAAGATAAGGACATGCTTAAGGACCTGATCGTGGCAGCGGCCAATAAGGCCTATGAAAAAATGGATAAAATCATCAAAGAAGAGATGCAAAAAGCCACTGAAGGGATGATGCCCAATATTCCAGGGATGGACATGGGAAGCATGTTTGGATGA
- the hisS gene encoding histidine--tRNA ligase has protein sequence MSIQKPSLPKGTRDFGPAQMVRRNYILDTIKATFRLFGYQQLETPSMENLSVLTGKYGDEGDQLLFKILNSGDFLKKVKGEDLGKGAAHVLPKVAEKGLRYDLTVPFARYVVMNRNDITFPFKRYQIQPVWRADRPQKGRYREFYQCDADVVGTDSLICETEILLMIRRVFAALGLNNYDIKINNRKILTGISEVIGEPGKEGELCVAIDKLDKIGWEKVQEELAQRGFEGKSIQKLTPIIDLKGDNNEKLAYLKDFLAESEEGLKGVSELEEVFTILAEFGENQEHVDFDVVLARGLSYYTGAIFEVKVNHVSIGSVSGGGRYDNLTGVFGLEGVSGVGFSFGVDRIYDVLDELGLFPEDDMHSSSVMIGYFDEKGRDYGLKVLNSLRKAGLSAEIYPDAAKVKKQFNYADKKQIPYVMMIGDNEIAEHKVALKNLKTGEQEMHTLEEAIGIIKAS, from the coding sequence ATGAGCATCCAGAAACCTTCTTTACCTAAAGGAACCCGGGATTTTGGTCCAGCACAAATGGTCCGAAGAAACTACATCCTGGACACTATAAAAGCGACCTTCCGTCTTTTTGGCTATCAGCAGCTAGAGACACCGTCAATGGAAAACCTATCGGTCCTTACTGGTAAATATGGTGATGAAGGAGATCAGTTACTGTTTAAAATACTCAACAGTGGAGATTTCCTGAAAAAAGTCAAGGGAGAAGATCTGGGAAAGGGAGCGGCCCATGTTTTGCCAAAAGTGGCAGAAAAGGGCTTGCGGTATGACCTGACTGTGCCTTTTGCGCGATATGTCGTGATGAACAGAAACGATATTACCTTTCCGTTTAAGCGTTACCAGATCCAACCGGTTTGGCGGGCAGACAGGCCTCAGAAAGGAAGATACCGCGAGTTTTACCAATGTGATGCCGATGTGGTCGGGACCGATAGCCTAATCTGTGAAACGGAAATTCTATTGATGATCAGAAGGGTGTTTGCGGCATTGGGATTGAACAACTATGATATCAAGATCAACAACCGTAAGATACTCACTGGAATATCAGAGGTGATCGGAGAACCAGGCAAGGAAGGAGAGCTCTGTGTGGCCATCGATAAGCTGGACAAAATAGGCTGGGAAAAAGTACAAGAAGAACTGGCACAGCGGGGCTTTGAAGGGAAATCTATCCAAAAACTGACGCCCATAATTGATTTGAAGGGAGATAACAATGAGAAGTTGGCTTACTTAAAGGACTTTTTGGCAGAAAGTGAAGAAGGGCTTAAAGGAGTTTCGGAGTTGGAAGAAGTCTTTACCATATTGGCGGAATTTGGCGAAAACCAGGAACATGTGGATTTTGACGTAGTCCTCGCACGGGGCCTGTCCTATTATACAGGAGCAATTTTTGAGGTAAAGGTAAACCATGTTTCCATCGGCTCTGTAAGTGGAGGAGGTAGGTACGATAACCTCACTGGGGTTTTTGGGCTTGAAGGGGTATCCGGGGTTGGATTTTCTTTTGGAGTAGACAGGATTTATGATGTGCTTGATGAGCTCGGACTTTTCCCGGAAGATGACATGCATTCCAGCTCAGTGATGATCGGTTATTTTGACGAGAAGGGCAGGGATTACGGGCTGAAAGTGCTTAACAGTTTGAGGAAAGCAGGTTTGTCAGCGGAGATTTATCCAGATGCAGCCAAAGTCAAGAAGCAATTTAACTATGCCGACAAGAAGCAAATTCCTTATGTGATGATGATAGGGGACAATGAAATAGCCGAGCACAAGGTGGCCCTGAAAAATTTAAAGACAGGAGAGCAGGAAATGCATACCTTGGAAGAAGCCATTGGTATTATCAAAGCAAGCTAG